tttgatttacattaggtaaaaaaattaatattttatgtacttatcttataaatttttaaaatatttcaaaattttatttttgggACAGGATCAAAATACTTACCTAGATTCGAAATGGAAATGGGCCTCATAAGTATGTTCTGaattaaatcataaaaCATTATATGTGTTTTTAATAGCATATAAGACGGTCAGCGACACTTAAAGTAAAAGTGAGGAGAAAATTTAACTCGCTTACAATCAACGAGTATCTAAGGATTAGGTATAGTTTTGTAGAAGAGATAACTCAACAGATGCTAAAGAATCGTAGAGAGAAGTGCTGTACAACAACATCGACAAATCAATAAACTAGTCAAGAATGTTTAAAGATAGTGGTAGTGTTTTAGTAAGCATTGGGAACCCTTCTACCTGTCTGGTCGAAGAAACAATCAAGCTAGCTTCGAAGTAATTCATTGTTTACTAagatagaaatattttctaaggAAAAGAAAGCCAATGTCCTCATTGTGGATCTCATAGGAAGATCGTGGATCGTATAGCTCTCAAGTGTTATCGAATGTTGGGGTTgattatatgaaaagacATAACGAGGTAGTTAGAAGCATTCATTTCTTAGTATGTATTATATATGGGTTtaagaagacaaagaaaataCGTGGACACTCAGTACAAGAGATCATGGAAAATGATCGTGCAGAAATATGAGTAGATACAGAATATCCACCAATATAAAGTTGACATATAATAAGCCTGATATTCTTGTGTTTgacaagaagaagaaagaaattttaatagttgAGGTTGGTATAACTAACCAGGATCGACTTACTATAGTTGAGAATGAAaaactaagaaaatataatttcttgCAAATGAATTAGGACTAATACACAAATCCACAAAAAATAGTTTCTTTATGTAATGACATAATATGTTGGTAACCAAATATCACAGAAAGTACATCAGGGAGCTGGAAATCCTAACCTACCTTGAAGCATATATTTAGTCTATTGTGATGAATTAGACTCTAGAGTCCATCTCTTTGGAACGACGACGAGGATACGATCAGGAAGATGCAGGAGAAGAAGAAGTGGCTAGAGCTGTAAGCGCACTAGCGAATATGGTGACTGTTAAAGAAGTGGTGTCGGCAAAGGGGAATGAAGCAGCTAAAGTGAAGTTggaaaacattaataattcCACAGAAACCAAAGTCTGTGAAGAGCCGAATCACATGAGCGATATCGGGGAAAGCTGGTCTATATATATCCAAtcttaatgataaattaacaTAATAAATCATTTCTTACTTATTGCTTGATTTTATTCTATAATTTCGAATTAATGATTGAGACATTTCTGTATGCCTTATAACGCTCAAATTCTCTTATCGCCCAAAATAGAAGTGATGGATTTTCAGAGTTGTAGATGTTTCAGAATGTATTTCAAGGAGTTAGTTTTTTGATCTTCTTTCATAGCCTTCGTTTTAAACGATATTAAACGTTTTTATATGtggttttatttataatcatattcataaaaatactacgtataaatttatttatgaaacATTTACCATCATTTATATGTTCCACGCCgttttattaaatgaatcaaataaaaaattttcttatgGTTTAgtaacaaatttatatatatgattcATAATAATTCATATACGAGAAATTTGACaacttaaaataaatcttttgtttattacaatttattatattaaaatgaaagttttttttttttgaaatatcaAAGTACATAACCCCcctattttttactttattcaTAAGGATATCTGTAATTTCATtggtttttattgtaattgtaaaaaaaattcaaatggaaaatttataatattatcataATTGAAGTCGCACAAAATTCAAATTATAGCGAATTTGtacataataaattaattttatcattttctGCCCGCAAAAATACAAGTATATCATGGTAATTTATTTTCGGaaattcttattatatatttagagATTACGTTTTTAGCTTAAAAAGCTTTAATGAAAATTGtggaaaattaaaacaaattttcctcttaatattgtaatctaaaaatcttcataataaaataagaaatgaTAGGAAATGATgaacaaaaattttgaaataacCATATTAAATGTCAAAAACGAATATATTTTGGGAGcacaaattatttataaaaccaattaaaattatttttaactaTCGTATGATTTCTCGGTTTGTATATTGATGTtcgttttatatataaaaaacaaacttgagttttatattttaaagatataaaataagaaaattgattctttaaaatcaaagaaTTTCTAATGCGAAatgattaaaataattaaactGTTTtgtatttgaaaataactagatctaaattttttgtttgtctTAAGGTTCTATTTTCAgcaatttattttttaatttagagGATTAAACGTTTGtacaattgtttttatttctttggatattttaaattatctttGATAGAATAAATAACCAAAAATAAGAGTTTTTACACTAAGATTAGGCAATCATAAAAGAAAGTTTAGATGGGTATGTATTTAATCTATAATTTACAAACGTTATTGATACAATTGGTAGATATTTCATAAAACTATGAATGAGAGCGTCAAAAAATCAcataaatactttttacacattcattaaaaagtaaaataaagtaGTGTGCTTAGGTATATAATATCTTTTGGTGTGtacatatataattaaatgtgcatgataaaaaataatgtggTTCTAGAGACTACTAGTATTTTAAGGATAATCGAAATACCgtattagttttttatttattatggATGTTTTTGTCGATCAAAGCATTTTGCAATATTTTGACACAATTACTCAAAGATTTGATGTGGTCATTTTGTTCGACAACATAGTTACAAACCTTTTGCAAGTCTTGTAGAGAGTTATGATCAAAATTATGGTTTTTTTCATCCTTTAACTcgttaaaaaatcttaaaaaatctatacTATATTCTTTAActttcaaaatatattcttCAAATGTTTGTAAAAAGTTATATATTTCTTGTAAACTCTTTTGATCTTTAAtcatagaaatatttttttttttcaatttttgtaCAGTCTGGTTCAAATACCATTTCCCTGCATCATTATACAgcttaatttttaaacttttaataatagaTGTCAAATCTGAACTAGATTTTTGTGTTGAAGAATCTTgtctttttgattttaaatttttataagatttGATTTTAAGAATAGATAAAGAATGATTGTTATTATAGTAAGTTAAATCTTTGATCAATATCAATACAAAAGATAAATTGCAATTAAATTCATTAGAATCGTGATTTTCAATGGTTTTTCTTTCACATCTCACGTTACTTCTGTATACTCCTAAAGTTAGCAAATAAACCAAATTCATTGgggtataaaaaaatataaatttgaattctaatttttatattttaggGACGAAAACTATTATAAAGAATcttctattattttattatatatttgagTGTCAAATTGCAAATgacaataaattaaaaggtGAAATATTTGACAGGCACGGAACTACACAGATAAAGGCATGTCTGTAATATGTAATTATGAGAAATATTGCTACTAAAGATTTAAACATTTAAGTATTTGGGagctaatttttttaatgctTTTAACATAAAGAATTTGATCCATAATTATGCGCCTCCTAAAGCTTTACAAAATCGAAATCTAtcctaaattttttagaaacactttaaaaaaaaaaaaaaaattttgggGAAAAAGCAAAATCATTTCTTAGTTTTTACTTGTTTTTTGGCTAAGATGTAAGAAAGTAGGAATTAATAACGATTGCATATAGAAGTTTTACTGAGTTACAAACAGTCAatcaattttgtttatggaAAGACAATAATTGATTTTAGAGCAGAACAATATGTATCTCGAAATAACTACCAATGGAATCACAGAACTAACGGCAAGGCTAAAAGTAggtttatatatattaaatatccTACATAAGAATTCATCTATAAGTCTAAGccgattttataaaattgattaaGGTTAAAATGTGTATTTGcgacaaaaaaattgtagCCAATATGCAAACAAGTTTATGTTGTAAATGAAAAGAAATCTAtggttaaaaattttcggaatatttttcatataaagaTAGCTCAATTAACTAACTCGGGCTTAGAATAATTGTATTCAAATCGCTTGTAGAGAATTATACTCCTGATTTGAAAGTATTCTTTTATCACAACTCTATGATGAATATAAATAGTTATTGAATGTAGAATTTGTTACGAAATAGTGCTTAACGACTTATTGAGTGATAAAAtgcataatttattaagacTTTTAGACATTTGTAGCTTATTCATACTTCTTATTGGAAAGGCAGTAATATTTTGATCAAATagttatcattttttatctaaagtttaaaaaaacttgtAAGATGGAAAGATTTGTGTTTAAGTTCACAAGCCGATAGAAAAATGCATTTAAACTAGAAATTGTGGATATTAATACTCTATgtgcatttttattgtatacATACATAAATAAGAAGAATTTGTCGGACTGTATagtaatattaaaat
The Vairimorpha necatrix chromosome 6, complete sequence DNA segment above includes these coding regions:
- a CDS encoding putative SP-containing protein — encoded protein: MNLVYLLTLGVYRSNVRCERKTIENHDSNEFNCNLSFVLILIKDLTYYNNNHSLSILKIKSYKNLKSKRQDSSTQKSSSDLTSIIKSLKIKLYNDAGKWYLNQTVQKLKKKNISMIKDQKSLQEIYNFLQTFEEYILKVKEYSIDFLRFFNELKDEKNHNFDHNSLQDLQKVCNYVVEQNDHIKSLSNCVKILQNALIDKNIHNK